The following are encoded together in the Desulfococcus multivorans genome:
- the dnaB gene encoding replicative DNA helicase, with protein sequence MALKSIQRDADMIYKLPPQNIEAEESILSAILLDDSTLIDIVEILSPEDFYSTSHQKIYEAVVDLFTRNEPVDLITLSNRLTEKGVIDEIGGKDHRGVTYISWLTDAAPAAVNAPHYARIIRDRACLRRLIQKAGEISRRCYEAHDDVDDVINFAERSIFEISENKINPSFHPISKLIESSIDTLEERQGKKTMITGVATGFTHLDNLTSGFQPSDLIILAARPSMGKTAFALNVARNAAVDSNVPVAVFSLEMSKEQLSMRLLCAEARVDSSRVRRGYFSMDDWDALTEAAGVLSEAPIYIDDSADISAIEIRAKSRRLKMEKNLGLVIVDYLQLMKGRVSSERRDLEISEISRSLKALAKELDIPVIALSQLNRKLEERSDKRPMLSDLRESGSIEQDADVVAFIYRDEVYNKEENNPNRGKAEIILGKQRNGPIGSAHLIFLGSYTRFENPAPDQVAAVGRP encoded by the coding sequence ATGGCTCTGAAATCCATACAACGGGATGCCGATATGATCTATAAACTTCCTCCCCAGAACATCGAGGCTGAAGAATCCATTCTGAGTGCGATTCTCCTCGATGATTCGACGCTTATCGACATTGTCGAGATATTGTCACCCGAGGACTTCTATTCGACATCCCACCAGAAGATTTACGAGGCCGTCGTCGACCTTTTCACGCGAAACGAACCGGTCGATCTGATTACCCTCTCGAACCGGCTTACTGAAAAAGGGGTGATCGACGAGATCGGGGGCAAGGATCATCGGGGCGTCACCTATATCTCCTGGTTGACAGATGCCGCGCCCGCGGCTGTAAATGCCCCGCATTACGCTCGCATTATTCGTGACAGAGCATGCCTTCGACGCCTTATTCAGAAAGCCGGCGAGATCAGCCGGCGCTGTTACGAAGCGCATGACGACGTGGACGACGTCATCAATTTTGCTGAACGTTCGATTTTTGAAATATCTGAAAACAAGATCAATCCCTCTTTTCATCCCATCAGCAAGCTGATCGAATCGAGCATTGACACCCTGGAAGAGCGTCAGGGCAAAAAAACAATGATTACCGGCGTGGCGACCGGCTTCACGCATCTGGACAACCTTACCTCGGGTTTCCAGCCTTCGGATCTTATTATTCTGGCGGCCAGGCCCAGCATGGGCAAGACGGCTTTTGCTCTCAACGTCGCCCGAAATGCGGCGGTGGACAGTAATGTGCCTGTTGCCGTATTTTCTCTTGAAATGTCAAAAGAACAGCTCTCCATGCGGCTTCTCTGCGCAGAGGCCCGCGTGGATTCATCCCGTGTCCGCAGAGGTTATTTCAGCATGGACGACTGGGACGCGCTGACCGAAGCTGCAGGGGTTTTGTCCGAGGCGCCGATCTACATCGATGATTCCGCGGATATCTCCGCCATTGAGATTCGGGCCAAGTCTCGTCGACTTAAAATGGAAAAGAACCTCGGCTTGGTTATTGTGGATTACCTGCAGCTTATGAAGGGTCGGGTCTCATCGGAGCGGCGGGACCTTGAAATATCCGAAATCTCACGGTCGCTGAAGGCTCTGGCCAAAGAACTCGATATTCCGGTCATTGCGCTCTCGCAGCTAAACCGGAAGCTCGAGGAGCGGTCGGACAAACGGCCTATGCTTTCAGACCTTCGGGAGAGCGGCAGCATCGAACAGGACGCCGATGTGGTGGCCTTCATCTACCGGGACGAGGTTTACAACAAGGAAGAAAACAACCCCAACCGTGGAAAGGCGGAGATTATCCTCGGAAAACAACGAAACGGCCCCATTGGTTCGGCACACCTGATTTTTCTGGGCTCCTATACGCGATTTGAAAATCCCGCGCCCGATCAGGTCGCGGCGGTCGGGAGGCCATGA
- the hflX gene encoding GTPase HflX: MRTLYGNTEDLKADHIRRLENLCRRKVPDRFIITPELARDIARLSHEIHRQVGLLIERSGKIVAVIVGDAHKIVIPETGAYHTLPGRLKGLRCVHTHLKDEPLTADDLTDLALLRLDLMAAVTLTPEGGVRSVHAAHILPQGPPDAPYRILDPLPPHRLDVGFAEIIRALESELAQIRSLYTAEKGEERAVLVSVSTAPRKIAEDSLAELKELAISSGIEVVEVVLQQRKKADPRFLIGRGKLQDLNLLALQKGISLIIFDQELNASQIRSIADQIELKVIDRTQLILDIFAQRAQTREGKLQVELAQLKYLLPRLVTKNTAMSRLTGGIGGRGPGETKLEINRRRVRQRINQLEKALQAVIRHRSRQKARRTKKGLPVISIIGYTNAGKSTLLNTLTQSDVLAEDRLFATLDPSSRRLRFPRDVEVIITDTVGFIRELPKDLMVAFRATLEELQSADLLLHVVDVSNPRCQEQIRSVERILSDLDLQHIKVLRVLNKIDLISAEDLDRRIRTLGGFPVSAVNRSTLVPLTEKMAEEIEKLSSIT; encoded by the coding sequence ATGAGAACCCTTTACGGCAATACGGAAGACCTTAAGGCAGACCATATTCGCCGGCTGGAAAATCTTTGCCGGCGAAAAGTACCGGATCGCTTTATCATTACGCCGGAATTGGCTAGAGATATCGCCCGTCTGTCCCATGAGATTCATCGTCAGGTCGGCCTTCTTATCGAACGATCCGGAAAGATCGTCGCGGTGATCGTCGGGGACGCCCACAAGATTGTTATCCCTGAAACCGGCGCTTATCACACCCTCCCCGGAAGGCTCAAAGGGCTCCGTTGCGTTCATACTCACCTCAAGGACGAACCGCTTACAGCCGATGACCTCACGGACCTTGCTTTGCTGCGGCTCGACTTGATGGCGGCGGTGACGCTCACCCCCGAAGGGGGCGTTCGAAGTGTTCATGCCGCCCATATCCTTCCCCAGGGCCCTCCCGATGCGCCATATCGGATTCTCGATCCCTTGCCGCCCCACCGGCTTGACGTTGGATTCGCCGAGATCATTCGGGCGTTGGAAAGTGAGCTCGCCCAGATCCGATCCCTTTATACTGCTGAAAAGGGTGAAGAGCGGGCCGTTCTGGTGAGCGTCTCCACTGCTCCCAGGAAGATCGCGGAAGATTCGTTGGCCGAACTGAAAGAACTGGCAATATCCAGTGGAATAGAGGTAGTGGAAGTCGTACTGCAACAACGCAAGAAGGCCGATCCTCGATTTCTCATCGGTCGAGGCAAGCTTCAGGACCTGAACCTTCTCGCGCTCCAGAAAGGTATTTCGCTCATTATCTTCGATCAGGAGCTCAACGCCTCCCAGATTCGCTCCATTGCGGACCAAATAGAGCTCAAGGTCATCGATCGGACTCAGCTCATTCTTGATATATTTGCTCAACGGGCTCAGACTCGGGAAGGCAAGCTTCAGGTGGAGCTGGCTCAACTCAAGTATCTGCTACCTCGACTGGTGACCAAAAATACGGCTATGTCCCGTCTTACCGGAGGGATCGGAGGGCGGGGGCCGGGAGAAACAAAGCTGGAAATCAATCGCAGGCGGGTTCGGCAGCGCATCAACCAACTCGAAAAAGCTCTGCAGGCGGTGATCAGGCACCGATCACGTCAGAAAGCACGGAGAACGAAGAAGGGGCTGCCCGTCATCTCCATTATCGGCTACACCAATGCTGGAAAGTCAACGCTTCTTAATACCCTTACCCAAAGCGACGTTCTGGCGGAAGACCGCCTTTTCGCCACTCTTGATCCCTCGAGTCGGCGGCTCCGATTTCCAAGAGACGTCGAGGTGATCATAACGGACACTGTGGGATTCATCCGAGAGCTCCCCAAAGACCTCATGGTCGCCTTCCGGGCGACCCTTGAGGAACTTCAAAGTGCCGATCTTCTTTTGCATGTCGTGGACGTCAGCAATCCGAGATGCCAGGAACAGATCCGTTCTGTGGAACGCATCCTTTCGGATCTCGATCTTCAGCATATCAAGGTTCTCCGGGTTCTCAACAAGATTGACCTGATTTCGGCCGAAGACCTGGACCGCCGGATCCGGACGTTGGGCGGTTTCCCCGTTTCCGCCGTGAACCGGAGCACTCTCGTGCCCCTTACGGAAAAAATGGCGGAAGAAATCGAAAAACTGTCATCTATTACTTGA
- a CDS encoding inositol monophosphatase family protein: protein MDLENIKRVGVAAALSGGAVLRSYLGNLSAIEKKGAIDLVTEADIGSEKTIIQTIRQHFPDHAILAEESGTDPGMPEYRWIIDPLDGTTNFAHQLPIFAVSIAFSYRDEISVGIVVNPISGELFTAVRGQGALLNGRPIHVSDSLSVSESLLVTGFPYNFGDILESVVERFRSCLTASRGVRRLGAAALDLCFVACGRFDGFWEENLKPWDTAAGMLIVTEAGGRVTDFKGGKYGVGDREILATNGCIHRELMSLLELKEKL, encoded by the coding sequence ATGGACCTCGAAAATATTAAAAGAGTCGGTGTTGCTGCAGCCCTATCGGGCGGAGCCGTCCTTCGGTCCTACCTCGGAAATCTCTCTGCCATTGAAAAAAAAGGAGCCATCGATCTCGTAACAGAGGCGGATATCGGCTCCGAAAAAACAATCATTCAGACTATCCGACAGCATTTCCCGGATCATGCCATCCTGGCGGAAGAAAGCGGGACGGATCCTGGTATGCCTGAATACCGATGGATTATCGATCCCCTGGATGGTACAACCAATTTCGCTCACCAATTGCCTATTTTTGCGGTTTCCATCGCCTTTTCCTACCGGGATGAGATTAGCGTGGGGATCGTCGTGAACCCGATATCGGGCGAACTGTTTACGGCTGTCCGAGGGCAGGGTGCCTTGTTGAACGGGCGGCCCATACACGTGTCGGATAGTCTATCTGTTTCGGAGAGTCTCCTGGTAACGGGATTTCCGTACAATTTTGGTGACATTCTGGAATCCGTTGTCGAACGTTTCAGATCCTGCCTGACGGCTTCACGAGGTGTCAGGCGTCTGGGGGCTGCAGCTCTGGATCTCTGTTTTGTTGCCTGCGGCCGCTTCGACGGTTTTTGGGAAGAAAATCTGAAACCGTGGGATACCGCCGCCGGGATGCTGATCGTGACGGAAGCGGGCGGACGGGTAACCGATTTCAAAGGGGGGAAATACGGTGTTGGCGACCGGGAAATTCTGGCCACCAACGGATGCATTCACCGTGAACTGATGTCACTATTGGAGTTAAAGGAAAAACTATGA